The following is a genomic window from Lycorma delicatula isolate Av1 chromosome 6, ASM4794821v1, whole genome shotgun sequence.
CGAGATATAAAGTTTTAAGTATTCAAATACTAACAAACAACTGTTCGAATAAAGTAATCGATAACTAATTAATCGAATAAAGTAtggtttttctgtaaaattttcccATTCCGACTGTtactagtattatatatatatatatatacatactgaaaatatatattattaacaaatgaaaaagaatatataataaataatatggctTTATAAATACgacattaaaactttaaaattgaagaaagattaataaatatcgATTCAGGTACAAAATtgattttccttatattttctgttgccagctaaattaattataaggGTGCCCTCAACcgcgttccttgatgagggcagcggcattgagaatgcgagcgatcagttcattACATGTGTCTACTTTTCGCTTGCATATATCGCATTTAATCCACCCCCAAAAACAATAATCTAAGGGAATAAAGTGATCTAGGTTATGTATTTACCGGCCCTCTACGTCTAATCCAttaaccagtaaatttttcatctaagaattgtcttaattCAGTCATGAAATGCACTGGTGCTGCATCAAGTTGATAGTAAATTTCAATTCGTTTTACCGATGAAAAATGTTCAAACAGTAAGTAATTCATTGTTTGAAAATTCCAGATAAATTTTCTCTGTGATATGTTCTAGCATGAATGGTCCTATTAATAAGTTGTCAATCCTGCCACATCAAACGTTCACTGAAAATCGTCGCTGGTAACTTGATTTAACAAATCGGGTTCAATTCAACTATATGGGTTTTCTACAGATCATCGTTAAGTATTCCGTTTGTTGTATGTGCCTTTACAAGTAAAAGCAACTTCTCCAACAATAGAGTGAACGGAATTAAGCGGTAATTATTATTAGCCCGTTGACAGAACAGCAGTCGTCTGGCACGGTCACCAAGCTGGAGGTGTTTaactttctgaacatgataaaAGGACGTAGTCCGTAATACTATAATGTCCTCCACACAgtattttgtgaaatattgagTCGTGTAAAAgttctttatatatgtatacataaaaatatattaatttacttaaattcattttttttatagtccgTAATTCctctaagttaaattttaattatatattgaaaaaagaaatcttatttttttcagcCAATTCGCAAAgttcagaattaaagaaacattcttacctttttttttatttgatttccttTGCATTAGAGCGGTTTCAGacataagcccatcctcagttctgttttctgatttatattcatttacatttacacatataactACTATTCAACACCTTTACACTTTGCTTACTTTTAATAACTTtggttattgaataaaatataagaaattttaaacatatacagAACATACATTtcttatcaaaattgttttaaaaaaacatctaaaatttactaaaaaattacaattaaaatttctttcattatgttgttttaaataatgttataatgttaatacagtactgtaaataataatttaatttatttaaaatcttatcaaacgtattaccaacttaaataatttttataagaatgtccCCAACAAATTCTATTTGCAGATTCATGAGGCTAAATTcacgtttatatttataaatattttctaaatttttttttgtcttcagccatttgactggtttgatgcagctctccaagattccctatctagtgttagtcgtttcatttcggtacatccccctacatcctacatccctaacaattcgttttactcattccaaacgttgcctgcctgcacaattttttccttctacctgtccctccaatattaaagcaactattccaggattacttaatatgtggcctataagtctgtctcttgttttgattatattttttcaagtgcttctttcttcatcgatttgccgcaacacctcttcatctaaaatttctaatcttttattattattttcgttttcaatatttacttttccagttatttctaaattattttcccaACTACTTATGttattgattatttgaaaaatctgtttttttatttttaaattatctaaaatgttcattaaatttattcttaaaagacctaattatattttttatatatcatccattttttataacaacattCTTTATACTATGTACTTGGTTATGCAATTCCTTTTTATCATttgtgtgtattttattgttctatttatcatgtttttaaatatattaattttttgagaccAAGGATGATTAgaatttttgttcataataatttcGTTTGAGGTAGGTTTTAAAAAGTTCTTAAGttagttaaaatgttattatctgattgttttcatttattttaatatttacatcaaaaaccattttttctattatgttatatatgtaaattGTAGTACTTCatgataagaatttaatttatttaaaattatttcatgttatttatttataattggttCATATATGAACCAATTAAACTAAAAGATCATCCACGTATGTCacccgtaataaaattttatgaacttgatTTATAtcatgaactattttattttcaaaatcttgcaGCTATATCTCCAATATTACAGCGGATAAGGGAAGAATCATATGTAAAGTGTTTTCCTGTGTATAACAGGttccattaaattcaaaataattttgttaacatatatttctaattattattataatattatttataaattttgggtcttctatatttattaatttgtgttttttattactgaaattgtgTAATCAATGGGAATGCTGGGGTACATATTAGTTATGTCGAAACTTATcatattggttttattattaatatttaatttatcaatcaattcgtaccttttttttatattgtatttatattctaaattaatttttgttttatttcatcaataattcTGCAAACTGTATAACTGGGagtagttttgaaattaattaacgaTCTCGTAGGGATACCTTGTTTATGTAAATTTGGAAGCCCAgtgagtttttaattaatttttatgtgtatatattttatttttatttattattgagttttcattatttttatttttagttttattacttattttgtatttgtctttttttcattagtacaattaatttttctgatattaaaacTGGAATCTATTATTgcgtttttaatcatttaatttttaaatgaatttgcaattattaattttctttatcttggaaaacaacttttgttaaatttattaaattttcatttattttaattttatctgatttttcttatattacactgatagacaaaaaaaacatttaatgtttctctaagtgtgataccatttcttgaattgcttttttgcgtacattacagatctgtaaatacaatttttctatcacacttagttttaaataaattacgcttcaaaaaaaaaaattaaggaaaatatagttaaaatctgtaaaatttataattttggatggccatatctgtgttagaatgattttgctgatgcttttcttttataaatagcctcaggcacatcccgaatatCCCTCAATAGTAGTTagttatatgtataaatgtaaatgaatcagaaaacattactgagaATGGGCTTATGCCCGAAAGCGCTGTAATGTAAAggcaataaagttaaaaaaaaaggtaagaatatttctttaagtCTGTACTCAGCGGATtggctgaaaaaaaaacaattttttttgaatatacaaatagttaaaaaaaaaatatatatatatgtgtatatttcataccgttattaaatattctttgcaTTATTGATAACTTAAATTGAATATTCTACTGAAActgataatttcattattaactgaagaaatatctttacatccccttttttttaattggacgtcaattaaattttttcacatgaaaagaaaattaaaaacattaaaataatacagaatattttatatctgaaattaaaactatgattatataaaatacaaaaaatgttatccaGATACATTTCttaccaattttataaaatttacatgtttcCAATCATATCTTTCAATatacattttaggaaaaattgaaaatatttaattcgtaaTATCTACTACTAATACGAAAATAACACACATCTACAGTTAACAATAGTGAAATAGTACAATAATAgtgaaataattgttattatatcggtaaaatttatttttcagtaaggtTTGTACGAATTAATCTTCTTTATTTCGTTGAAACCCGGGTGGAGACACTCGCAATAATGATCTGTAACAATGGTCTTGATTATTGAACCCAAATCCTATcatgtttaatatttgtatttttaaaaaagatgcgATTGATCGTGGTGCTGTACTGAAACAAATTATTCCACAATAGAAAAGGAATTACATACTGTAGTTAGGGCAACATTTCATCCATatctttacaaaagaaaatttaaaatattcaccgATCACAAAACTTTGCAGTAGCTATTTTCTTCTATTAAGGAACCAAACTCCAAAAGGCGTCGATTAAAATTGAGAATTTGACTgcaaaatactttacaaaaaaaaaacacaaagaaaaatcaaaatgcaGATGCTATcaagaatacaattaaatataaatgaaaaacaaaacttttgaaacCATACCAGGAGGTACAGATGAAGAtagatgaaattattaatgaaacagtTCATTTTTTCCAGAATTAGGGGACCAGtcgataattataaatatacatacttaTAGATGAAGAGATGAGGGCCTTCTTTTTACCATGTCTATggataaaaatgattgaaaatagtAGTAATACTTACATTGATTGTAAACAATACCTCATGGCAGAAAGCAGTATGGAAGATGGAAAACTTGTAGCAGGTGAAAGTTGGAAAAGTTTCATCAAGGTTTATAACTCACTTggggttaaaaatttaaataagtagagCATATTTTATTACACTCCATACATAATGACGGAAAGCTGAGTGGAAAATAAGTAGCTggcagaaagaaaagaaaaattatgaaataaaaaatattgatgaaccgttcaaaaagaaacatttataaaatttagattcaACAAGTGTACCTCCTTGCTGTTTcgaattaaaacaacattttaagaGCTCACTATGTTTGTAATATCTGGCAAAGATCACACGAGTGTATTCCATCACAATTGATACTGGAAGAGTGCAGATGCATatgaaaaaagtggaaaaaatctCAATTGAAAATGATCAGAATGCAGCACAGTTTTCTAACGACCTCAATTATATCTTggaaatttcttaatgaaaatcattagggTATGTCTGCCAGAGTAGCtacactttttttgtttaaagtccATTTTCCAAAGGGTGGACCACAAACATAGAAGGTAatagttgaaaaaagaaaaatgaataaagtaaatacCGATTACAATGTAAGCAACAacattgtctttattttttttttattttcaggggTAATCAAGTAGTATtgtcaattcaaaaaaaaatattttacttaatataatttaaacattcaattaattttataatctcacTGAAACAAAagtggttttcataaaaaatctttttatttacaaaatatacttgCCATTAGATgaaaacattaacatattttatacaatacaatGTTATATATCTTCGCTATCACTTCCATGCAAACATTCCTCATCATCATTATCTATAGTTATTTCTCTACCTGACATTTCTGGCTCCAaatcagtgaaaaataatttcactaataCTACAAGGTAGTTGATTGCCAGTGAACCATAGAAATTcatatttatcatcattatttaaaagCAGCCATCTGCACTCTTCCAGTATCAATTGTGATGGAATACACTCGTGTGATCTTTGACAGATATTACAAACATAGTGAGCtcttaaaatatgttgttttaattcGGAACAGCAAGGAGGTACACTTGTtgaatctaaattttataaatgtttctttttgaatggttcatcaatattttttatttcataatttttcaaaaataatcataactGAGCTTTATGGATGCTGGTTGCTGGATGATATAAAGTagatgattgtaaataaaaacattttgattgaaaACCACTTTTGtttcaagaattataaaaattaattggttgtttaaataatattaaaacattaaaaaagtaaaatatttttttggattaacagtactatttgattaaaactgaagataaaaaaaataaaaggcataATGTTGTTGCTCAAGTTGTAatctgtcatttatttttttacacaatttttcaacTATTATCTTCCTTTGGAAAATGGGctgacataacaaaaaaaaaaggtatatctaCACTAGTGGACATACCctaatgatttttgttaaaagattttcaaGATATCATTGAAGTTTTAGAAAACTGCACTGCATTCCGGTCACTTTCAATTGAGATTTTTTAAGGGAAAACTACAGATTTTTCCCCTACCTTTTTGCATATAAGGTTATACAGTTACAAAAATTGCACATACAAGTTGGCAGACATAGACTTTCATGGTTTAAGTTTGCTCAAAACTTTCCTAACATCTAGGCTTTCTGCCATTACACATGGAGTGTAACAACAATATcctactaatatttaaatttttaactttaccccGAGTGATTTACCAACCTTGAAACTTTTCTAACTTTCACCCACTACAATTTCAATCTTCCACACTGCTTTCCATCATgagttatttacaataaatgcAGGTATTACTAcagttttcaatcatttttattcgTAGACATCGCAAAAAAAAGGCCCCTATCTCTTGaactattatttaagaaaattatacatacagcaaaaaaaaacttaggtGAAGAGCAATTTTCACCAAAAACAAAAAGGAAGTATGGTTAGAATACTTtgattaaatgaatttgataaaacataacaaaattatattaaaaagaaataaatttataccaaaaacaaaatatactgttgaataatttttaatttcaacattacatataaaaaaaaaaatatgttaaaaattaaagaaataagttggttaacataaatatacaaataaaaacattaacctAGAAATCAATTAAACaagataatatcaaaaaattaaaaatctaactcgCTTAATgatatacatgtattttaaagattaacatttatttcaaagcctacctctatttttcaaatttaataaatatatatatatataaaaatataagtatttaaatacaacaaaatacatgtttttacatttattagtttaCTCAGTGTAAAGAGgctataataatgttaaatataatatatgatatacCTTCATAATGATGTTTCAACTAGACAAAGCTCTTATtgaaaatatacagttttataatgaCATCTAAGAAAAGATTGTTAATCACATGTCATCTACAAATaattaactttagaaaaatattttaaacagttcaatgcatatattaaacattatgaaaGAAATTCATCACTCCACTCTGCAAGACACTGGTAACAATCACTGGCCTGCTTGGTATTTGCACCACAAGTGTCCTTCATCCAATCAACAAATAATTCTCTACTTTTTTTTAGAACTAGAAATTGTCCAAACACAACGTAAGCCTGAAattgtaacaattattaaaaaaaaaatcaaaatcaaaaccaCAATATcatgaagattaaataaataatactaataccaTTACAGTAAATCTAAAATGTAAAAGTCCACAGATATATAAACAGGTATCCTaccattaatttaatatatttaaatacagctatcaattttttacaacaaaaaaggattaaatttatttttaacataacactTTGAAAATAGTCATAACATTCAGGTGTTTTTGTAGTCATTTTCAAGTGTTACTGCTGTTTCTTAGCTTAAGTTATTGTTGCCAATTTTCTTGAGTTTGAAGACACTACTCTAGAATATGTATGAGAGGGGTTATGATTTGTTCCCATTTTTTTAGTCAGTACCCACCCAGACTCACACGGAAAACTTAAACTCAGACAGCATTGCTGTTGGAATATATAGGCATGTGCTGTTGATCCAAGAGTAAAAACCAATTGTTGTCAGTCAGTTTAACTCCAGCGACATAAAGGTAATGTTCACAAGTAAGCCGGTTGAAGTTTATACTAATGGGAGGTAATGTTGCTCCACACTGCTCAGCATGCAAGAAGATATtgcattatcatcgcccggaataagcatattataacaaacaaaacaaactaaaataaaatattaaaaaacaaaaacttatcatacaaaaactatcattaaattaatatcagttgcaatcttaaaaacaaacacaaacataaaaaatataaaatttaacgaagTTTGAAAGGAGAGTAAAGGACCCCTTCTAAGATAACAAAAAGACTGAAGAACTAGGAtgcttcataaaaattattataagattacAATTACACTAAAAAAGTTAGTCAGCACCAGAGCAAAGTATAcacaagaataaacaaaatttttatcaaagttgATTATTAGTTTCCCATggcaaaacaatattaaattctatgAAGCATACTGATACTTTGTAGAAATAACTACACCTGGTCTTATATCTCCTTATTATTGTCCAAGATTTGACTAatgtttattggcaatttaaatttacaatgcaaggctgcataacatatgcaatccaaaGGATATGGGGCACAGTCAAGCAGAAATAACATAATACAAGACGTGCATTTTCTGATGACATCAGATACCCATGGAtagctctggtatgtcctaacGGCAATCGGCAGAGAACCACTTCCTCTCAGTAAATTTTTCTACATGAAGAGAAGACCCATGGCGCACAGTATCTTTGATATGTCTGAGTTAATTATCTACTGCAGCAAGGTTACTTTGCCACTTTTTTCAAAGGTGTGTTTTATAGAATTAATGAAATCGGCAGTAGTAACACGAGTGGTGAAATACGACTGACTACATGTgtctttggcagcagaatctgcacatTCATCACCCGAAATTCCCAGTGGCTAGGAATCCAGCAGTAAGTGTGCTGTGATTGTTCAACTTGGcgatttcattataaatttcagtaacaaTAGATGTCTAAGATTtttaaagcttggagtgcactacacaagtctacaaataaggatatgaccgGTATTTTGGTATTTTCAAAGCCTTATTGATGACATACAATTCAACAGAGAAGACTTGTAATACTAGGTATAACAAACATATAGGTTCTAATCATTAACAAATGGTATCATTTGGTTTCGACTCATCTGTGTAAACTACTGCATCTGGGTTTGTTTTGGAGAGAAATTggtaaaacatttgctgaaagatgataggaattgttgattttttattataaatggtaaaataaaaaaaataaaaatatatatatagtaaattaaaaggtatatggcaaaataaaaatttatgggtCAAGTCTCCATGGAGGATATCATCAGGGATAGGTTGGAAAAATAGGTGTGTCAATATTTAGAAGGTACAGTAAATGCCCATTGGGCATTTACTGTACGTTCTAAATATTGACAGGTACAAACACCCATTCTAAATATTCCCATATTCTAAATATGCCCAGGTACAAACACCCATTGGTGTTGTGTAACATTGATTGTCTTCATACATTGTAAATGTGGGTTTCACAAGGATTGCTTTAAGAACCAGATTTGGTTGTTCTTCCAAGGCAGGCAAAGTAACATGCTAGCAGCTGGTCCCGTCTACCCCTTAGTGATGGCTCACTCCAACCAACAAATATGTTTGTTATAGGGCTTTATCTAAAGACACCTGTAGCAAGaggaaggaaagcatgatgtataGCATCAAGTATCTTAAGCACAGTGTGATGTGTTGAAGAGAAGCGACACAACCATATTCCAAATGGGACTGCattaaggattaataaaaatacaacacacATGACCAATCGTGTCCCCAACTGATGTCACCAAGGACTCGtagcatatctagaattttgaaacattttgtttttaattgttttatgtgtTTGACCCACAAAAGACAGATATCAAAaagcaaacttaaaaatttaatttcagatggTAGTATAGTTCTCGCAGACAAGAGAAGACTACATTTTGATTTCACAGGCGAAAACAACCTTGACCTTGGACCAAGCTTCCAAGACAAGattatagtgttctgtagtagtttCTCAGCTGTTGAacaggatgatatatatatatatatatatatatatatatatatatatatccatcaacaaataaataacatgaaacaGGTGACTGCACACATTTAGCAATAATGTTGATGGCTATAAAGAACAAGGTGACAAAATGACACTTAACACATTTCCTTGAAGCACTCCATTCTCAAAAGTAACACTACTTGAACAAGAATAACAAACACGGAAAAGTGTTTAGAATACCACGCCAGGCTGTCATACCTTCCTGATGTGAAAGAAGATAGTGATGAGGCGGTGGTGAAGCAGAAAGGTGTCTTGGATAGCATTAAATCAGTTACTGTCAGTAAATGAAAACAATGTGAAAGCCACTGATCTATTAAGTTTATCaccaagtaaataaatacattaatatcaaATAGCCTCTCTGATCTCACCCTCTCGaactaaactttttttagtaattttctggATCCTTGATATAATACTATTCACATTTAGCTAACTatctaaaaaaatgaacatttttaatttagatttgggAACACccctagaaaaaaaaagtaacatgcaTGCAGGGGTGGTCAAAATTATACTAAATGAGCACATGCTTCCTGATAATATAGGTCttatttataagcaataaaaagGTGTATAAATCACTTCAGTAGATtaatgaacaaaagaaaaaacaggatTACAAACCAAAGGTGTAGAGTAGGAAACCAAACCCTACTTCCCCATTCCTTTTCCACTAGAGAATAGTAATGCACATATAATATCATGTAAAAtaagtgaatattaataaaacttaaaaataaagtaaaaattaaaataataaaattattactttaatactgGCTGTTTCCAAACTCAAAATAGGTGGTGTATGAAAGCCACAATTCACAACTGCCTTTTCAAAGGGTAAGTTCACTATACATCAAGTTcctgtaataaaaagtataatttgtgGGACTAAATGtcaacagaattttaataaaccTGATATgctaatgtaataatatattagacTATGGGAAGAAGCTAGCACAAAACAACTTCACTccttatttttcacatttaaccTTGCCAGTGTAAAATTCTTGAGTACTGTTCTATCTTTTTAAGAATGACTTATGACTCATGAGAAGTTGCCTTCAGCTATCTTGTTTTAAAAccacaattatttaataataataaactacaaattctattctttttaatataattgattacCTTATCAAATCCTTGATCTTGTAATCTTTTACCTAGGACTTCACCAACGCCTGCCAAATCTGTAACTGGTTTTTCACCCATGGGCTcagcaacaaaatttttatgtttctgcGAAGTGGTTGACATTTTTAATTCTGCAAGAAAAATTCATAGtaagcatatattttttatctactgtcaattgaaaaatacaaatataattttattcaacttatttattCTTGACGCAGCTAGGAAAAGAAATATTGGGCGTTAGTCGCGAGTTTGTATCATTTTAGCAGGATGATTAgtaaaagaactaattaaaaatattttttacttttgtaacattatgcataaaaataaaaaacataaaaaatgttaattgaagaattaagttaaataaaatagacaaaaagaaaaaatatatagaaccagaatttaaaatgatataaatttacattaaaatcaaataaaatagaacacaataaattcataatctaaaaaatgagaaaaaaaataatttcataatgaataaaaaaaaatacatatgataaGAGAACAAGAAATACTCATAAGACACTGAATAGTATAATGAATCTACACACTAACTTAAACATCTCTAAGCATTCACTTTAGACTGACTAAGTATTCAACTAACattcacagttttatataaacgtagattttttaacattaagtagtatattaatttattctgtggtatgatatttattataatatattaaatttattgttattagcgtggattacttttgtatttcaattcggtaatttaaaatacatattgtgTTTCagccaatattatattattattatttattatttggatgTTAAAATGACTGGGGACTTTGTTACAAAAtatactgcagtaataagaaaatttacatttgcaaaaagttaattttgaaaagaatttggTATAAGCATTTCTTCCTGCTGAACAAGTATTGtacagtgtatttttaaattcaaaatcacttatttatttgtttatgtgtagtattactttcttgacatatatTTGTCTCAAAGTAGATActttaaattcttgaaataagTGTGTATTGGGATATAAACTTGGTCGACCAAGAACTGccctaattaaatatttctggggcataaatattttataaaatggtatCATATGTTCCTCTCCATATCTCAATTCCATATTGAAAAAGTGAATGAgcatttgcaaaataaataattcttattatttcaagatttttaatttaatttattttgtaaaaagtatgaaTAAGGTATTTTAGTCTTGATGTTAAATACTTACGTGGACATTCCATTTCATATAATCGTTCAATATTATTCAGAGATATTGTACTGACTTGACTTCATCTATTGACTGACAACGGCAGTTACTGTTTATCGATTTGCTATTATTTACTGAACACTTATCTAGTTTTAGTTGGAATTCACAAGCAAGTTTGCCAGTTTCAGTAAGTGAGAATGACATATATTTCGTCTTATTTAGGTTGAGCATAAGAATATGCCTTTCAAACAAAGATCATAAGTAATCCATGGGTAGTGCGCTTTTATAT
Proteins encoded in this region:
- the baf gene encoding barrier to autointegration factor isoform X2; this encodes MSTTSQKHKNFVAEPMGEKPVTDLAGVGEVLGKRLQDQGFDKAYVVFGQFLVLKKSRELFVDWMKDTCGANTKQASDCYQCLAEWSDEFLS
- the baf gene encoding barrier to autointegration factor isoform X1, coding for MVQQFTIEIGLKRVRFSQNMAFKELKMSTTSQKHKNFVAEPMGEKPVTDLAGVGEVLGKRLQDQGFDKAYVVFGQFLVLKKSRELFVDWMKDTCGANTKQASDCYQCLAEWSDEFLS